The genomic region GCAGTGCCTCCGAGGCCAGCAGTTCCTGCACTGTTTCCCTGATGCGGGCGGGGCTGTAGGACGTGGGCGGAGATGCGTGGGTCATGGGGACAGCCTAGTGCCGCGTTGCGCAGTGCCGTGCCGTCTCACGCGGTGCAGCGGCGCGCTACTGCATCGTGAAGCGCCGGGCCACCAACGCGTTGAAGGCCGGTACGGCCGCGACGCTGGCGATCGCCGCGTTCCGGGGCCGCAGCAGGCCGACCGGAAGCGGCCTGCCCAGCGCCATGTTCACCTCGGCCTGGCGTCTCGCGGCGGCTGCGGCCCGGCGCCGTGAGGCATCGAAACGCCGCAGCGCTTGAGCGGAAGGCTCACCGCGCACGACGGCGAGGATCGCCGGCAGCAGCGCTTCAGCATCCAGCCAGCCAAGGTTCATTCCCTGGCCGCCGATGGGGCTGATCTCGTGCGCCGCATCACCGATGAGCGCCGTCCGGCCGGAAACCATGCGCGCGGCCAGCCGCGAACGGACGCTGAAGCTGCTGAGCATGGTGTTCGCGCCGGGGTCCAGCGCCACGCTGGTTCTGCGGACAACGAGTCCGGCCAGATGCTCTGCATCGGGGCGTGCCGGCGGTCTCCCCAGCCGGACTACCCAGCGGCGGACTCCACCGGGCAGCGGGAAGGACTCCACAATGCCGTCGCTTTCCAGGAACAGCGCGGCGTCGCTGCCGAAGGGGCTGGATTCGGGGAAGTCACCCATCAGGTAGTGGTCCGGATACAGTTTCTCCGGCGCCGCGACCCCCAGAAGCGTCCGCACCGTCGAGTAGGCGCCGTCGGCGCCCACCGCGAAAGCGGCGGAGTGGCTGGAGGCGGCCCCGGCAGTGGTGACGCTGAGCGTGACCCGGCCGCCGTCGTCGTGCATTCCTGTGACCCGGGCGCCACGGACAAGCGCGCCGCCGTCCAGCTCCCGGAGCCGCCGCTCCAGGACTCCCTCCGTCACGGGCTGGGGCACGGCGAGGACGAACGGGTACCGGTCGGAAACCGGGGCGAACGGCATGCGGGCGATCTTCCGCCTGTTACTCACGGCGAAGCCCTGGCGGATGGGGACGCCGCGGCCGACCAGCTCCTGGGCAACGCCGATGCGCTCCAGGGCGGCGAGCGCAGGCGGATGGATGCCGATGGCCCGGGTGTGGGCGTTCCGGCCGGTCCGCCTTTCGAGGACCCGCACCGAAACCCCGTGCTGCAGGAGCAGTGAACCGAGAAATAGTCCAACCGGCCCGCCGCCCACGATCAGCACGTCGGTCATGCCGGGCGCCGCCGGTAGGTGAGCAGGCAGTGGAAGGGGGAGTGCGGTTCCACCGTCCAGCCGGCAGGGACCATGGCGGCCAGCTCCGGGACGGTGTAGCTGCGCCTGATCGAGGTCAGCCCGTCCCCGCGGATATAGGAGCCGGTGAGCGGGAGGGCGCCGGCACTGAACAGCGCAAAGGCAGCCGCGCTCCGACTTAGATCGTTGTGCAGGACCAGGCGGCGGGCCAGCCGGGCGGAATCATCCAGGAATTGCTGCAATTCCGGCGCAGTCAGATGGTGCAGCACGTGGTTGGAGATGACGACGTCGTAATACTTTCCCTCGGTGAGCAGATCGCCGCTGCTCGCCTGTCGGAACTCCACGCCGGGGACGGGCGTGCGGCCGGCGGCGAAACGGAAGGCCCGTTCATCCGGGTCGATCCCCGTCACGTGAAGCTGGATCCCGTCCCTCGACGCCCAGCGGGCGAGCATCACGGCCACGTCGCCCCCGCCGCAGCCTACGTCCAACAGCGTTGCGGTGCCCACGCCGGCCACCTGCGGGCGCACTCTGGTGCGGTACAGCCGGTGCCAGCCGGAGACAACGCGGTTGACCACCGCGAACTGTTCGTAAGTGCGCTGCAGTCGGTCCGGATCGCAGTCCGGCCGGTCCATGTCCTCGACGGCGTCCGTGTCCCGCAGGCCAAGGATGCCTGGGCCCGTTCCCGGGATTCTCACGGCCGTCAGGCCAGGGACGGCTCGGCCTCGCCGGCCACCGCATGAAGCTCATCCGCCGGCTGCTTCACCTTGGTGAACAGCCCCGTTTCCACCGTGAGCCCTGGGCCGAACGCCATGGAGCAGATGCGTTCGTCCCCCTCCCGCGAAGGAAGATCCAGAATGTGTTTGAGGACGAAAAGCACCGTGGCGCTGCTCATGTTGCCGTAATTCCGCAGCGTTTCGCGGGCCGGATGCAGCTGCTCATCGGTGAGGTCCAGCCGGGACTGCACCTTGTCCAGGATGCTGCGACCGCCCGGGTGGATGGCCCAGTGGGTGATGTCGCGGTAAGCGAGCTCCCGCAGCGAGGGGTCGCGTGCCAGCAGCGGCTCGAGCGCGCCCACGATGTGGTCGTCGATGATGTGCGGCACGTAGTTGCCGAGCACCATCTCAAAGCCTTCATCACCGATGTTCCAGGCCATCGAGTCCTCACCCACCGGGGTCAGGACCGTCTCGAAGTGGTCCAGCTGGAGCTGCGGCGGGGATTCCAGGTCCTCGCGTGCCGTGACGACGGCTGCCGCCGCGCCGTCCGCAAACAGCGCAGATCCCATGATGGTGTCGGGATCGTTGGAGGTCCGCACGTGCAGGGAGCAAAGCTCGGCGCACACGACCAGCACAACCGCCGTCGGGTCCGCCTCACAGAAGGATTTGGCCGCCCGGAGCGCCGGGAAGGCTGCATAGCAGCCCATGAAGCCGAGGTGATAGCGCTGCACCGCAGGGTTGAGGCCCAGGGCGCGGACGATCTTGTAGTCCGGACCGGGGTTGAAAAAGCCGGTGCAGGAGACGGTGATGAGGTGCGTGATGTCCAGCGGGTCAATGCCGTCGCACTTGGAGACGGCCGCGTCCGCCGCCTGGATGAAAAGCTTCGTGGCTTCCTCGGCGAAGAGGTTGTTGCGTGCCTTGGTGCTGGGGCTCCGCAGCAGGCCGGTCTGCGGGTCGAAAAACTGGGGGTTTTCGGCGGTGGAGTCCAGGGTCAGTTCGCGGACCGCCGTGTAGCGGGTGTCGATGGCGGCCGAATCAAAGCACGTGGACACAAGCCGTGTGCCAAGGCGTGTCAGCCCGGGCTGAGCTGCGAACACGTCACGGGCCTCATGCTGGATGAGCAAAGTCGGCGGAACTGCAGTTTCGAGAGCTCTCACATAGACCGTCATTCGTTCATTCTTAACGAGAGCGCAGGTTAAGACAATGGATTGGACTGGCCGCAACCGGACAACTACCGCGGGACTGGACAACTCGGGCGGGAGGTAGCACCATCTCGATTGTGACCACCAGACCCGCCGCAGAACAGCGCCTTGACGATCTGGCGCGGCTGCGCCGCGTCCGCGACCGCATCGACAGGGAGTACGCCCAGCCACTGGACGTCGAGGCGCTTGCCCGCGGCGTGAACATGTCAGCCGGGCACCTCAGCCGGCAGTTCCGGGAAGCCTATGGCGAGCCCCCGTACGCCTACCTCATGACGCGGCGCATCGAGCGGGCGATGGCGCTGCTGCGGCGCGGCGACCTCAGCGTCACGGAGGTGTGTTTCGCCGTGGGCTGTTCGTCGCTGGGCACGTTCAGCAGCCGCTTCACCGAGCTGGTCGGCGTGGCGCCCAGTGTGTACCGGACACAGGCGGCGGGGGAGACGGCAGGCATGGCGTCATGCGTGGTGAAACAGGTGAGCAGACCGGTCAGGAATCGAG from Arthrobacter globiformis harbors:
- a CDS encoding FAD-dependent oxidoreductase, whose protein sequence is MTDVLIVGGGPVGLFLGSLLLQHGVSVRVLERRTGRNAHTRAIGIHPPALAALERIGVAQELVGRGVPIRQGFAVSNRRKIARMPFAPVSDRYPFVLAVPQPVTEGVLERRLRELDGGALVRGARVTGMHDDGGRVTLSVTTAGAASSHSAAFAVGADGAYSTVRTLLGVAAPEKLYPDHYLMGDFPESSPFGSDAALFLESDGIVESFPLPGGVRRWVVRLGRPPARPDAEHLAGLVVRRTSVALDPGANTMLSSFSVRSRLAARMVSGRTALIGDAAHEISPIGGQGMNLGWLDAEALLPAILAVVRGEPSAQALRRFDASRRRAAAAARRQAEVNMALGRPLPVGLLRPRNAAIASVAAVPAFNALVARRFTMQ
- a CDS encoding class I SAM-dependent methyltransferase gives rise to the protein MDRPDCDPDRLQRTYEQFAVVNRVVSGWHRLYRTRVRPQVAGVGTATLLDVGCGGGDVAVMLARWASRDGIQLHVTGIDPDERAFRFAAGRTPVPGVEFRQASSGDLLTEGKYYDVVISNHVLHHLTAPELQQFLDDSARLARRLVLHNDLSRSAAAFALFSAGALPLTGSYIRGDGLTSIRRSYTVPELAAMVPAGWTVEPHSPFHCLLTYRRRPA
- a CDS encoding type III polyketide synthase; amino-acid sequence: MTVYVRALETAVPPTLLIQHEARDVFAAQPGLTRLGTRLVSTCFDSAAIDTRYTAVRELTLDSTAENPQFFDPQTGLLRSPSTKARNNLFAEEATKLFIQAADAAVSKCDGIDPLDITHLITVSCTGFFNPGPDYKIVRALGLNPAVQRYHLGFMGCYAAFPALRAAKSFCEADPTAVVLVVCAELCSLHVRTSNDPDTIMGSALFADGAAAAVVTAREDLESPPQLQLDHFETVLTPVGEDSMAWNIGDEGFEMVLGNYVPHIIDDHIVGALEPLLARDPSLRELAYRDITHWAIHPGGRSILDKVQSRLDLTDEQLHPARETLRNYGNMSSATVLFVLKHILDLPSREGDERICSMAFGPGLTVETGLFTKVKQPADELHAVAGEAEPSLA
- a CDS encoding helix-turn-helix transcriptional regulator; the encoded protein is MTTRPAAEQRLDDLARLRRVRDRIDREYAQPLDVEALARGVNMSAGHLSRQFREAYGEPPYAYLMTRRIERAMALLRRGDLSVTEVCFAVGCSSLGTFSSRFTELVGVAPSVYRTQAAGETAGMASCVVKQVSRPVRNREAAPSGRT